The following are from one region of the Ochotona princeps isolate mOchPri1 chromosome 15, mOchPri1.hap1, whole genome shotgun sequence genome:
- the PRR13 gene encoding proline-rich protein 13 yields MWNPNSGQPGPNQYPPPAGCYPGGPNPPPPCNPAFPPGPHPPPGPPHCNPAFPPGGPHPPHHPPHHHPVPQPGCPGCHPPGPHPAPYPPGPGMPPGPGMVMDKKMRKKMKKAHKKAHKHHKHGKHSSSSSSSSSDSD; encoded by the exons ATGTGGAATCCCAACTCGG GACAACCAGGGCCAAATCAATACCCTCCCCCAGCCGGCTGCTACCCGGGAGGTCCCAATCCACCACCCCCCTGCAATCCGGCTTTTCCTCCGGGTCCCCAtccccctccaggacctccccaCTGCAATCCAGCTTTCCCCCCAGGTGGGCCTCATCCTCCTCATCATCCTCCTCATCATCATCCTGTGCCACAGCCAGGATGTCCAGGCTGCCATCCTCCAggtccccaccctgctccctaCCCGCCTGGCCCCGGCATGCCTCCTGGGCCAGGAATGGTGATGGATAAGAAGATGcgcaagaaaatgaagaaagctcACAAGAAGGCACACAAACACCACAAACATGGCAAG cactcctcctcctcctcctcctccagcagtGATTCTGACTGA